One segment of Macrotis lagotis isolate mMagLag1 chromosome 1, bilby.v1.9.chrom.fasta, whole genome shotgun sequence DNA contains the following:
- the LOC141506878 gene encoding sodium/myo-inositol cotransporter isoform X1, whose product MRAMLETADIAIVTLYFVLVMCIGFFAMWKSNRSTVSGYFLAGRSMTWVAIGASLFVSNIGSEHFIGLAGSGAASGFAVGAWEFNALMLLQLLGWVFIPVYIRSGVYTMPEYLSKRFGGHRIQVYFAALSLLLYIFTKLSVDLYSGALFIQESLGWNLYLSVILLIGMTALLTVTGGLVAVIYTDTLQALLMIVGALTLMVISMMEVGGFEEVKKRYMLAVPNVTSILLTYNLSNTNSCNVYPKPDSLKMLREPTDEDVPWPGFILGQTPASVWYWCADQVIVQRVLAAKNIAHAKGSTLMAGFLKLLPMFIIVVPGMISRILFTDDIACINPEHCMQVCGSRAGCSNIAYPRLVMKLVPVGLRGLMMAVMIAALMSDLDSIFNSASTIFTLDVYKLIRKTASSRELMIVGRVFVAFMVVISIAWVPIIVEMQGGQMYLYIQEVADYLTPPVAALFLLAIFWKRCNEQGAFYGGMTGFVLGALRLILAFTYRAPECDQPDERPAFIKNIHYMYVATALFWITGLITVIVSLLTPPPTKEQIHTTTFWSVKVPDRKESLPQEDPYKMQEKSILKCNETLEGANHIIPNGKSEESLKTIQPEDIDLLMTGREESSNPVSSLSHSEAETPVDSYSNGQAALMGEREQEKEIEGRHQYWKFIDWFCGFKSKSLNKRSLRDVMEEEALCLQMLEETPKVKLTLNIGLFAVCSLGIFMFVYFSL is encoded by the coding sequence ATGAGGGCCATGCTGGAGACAGCAGACATTGCCATTGTGACCCTGTACTTTGTGCTGGTCATGTGCATTGGTTTTTTTGCCATGTGGAAATCCAATAGAAGCACCGTGAGTGGATACTTCCTGGCAGGGCGCTCTATGACCTGGGTAGCTATTGGTGCCTCTTTGTTTGTGAGCAATATTGGGAGTGAACACTTCATTGGGCTGGCAGGATCCGGAGCCGCAAGTGGATTTGCTGTAGGTGCATGGGAATTCAACGCCTTAATGCTTTTACAACTTCTGGGATGGGTTTTCATACCAGTCTACATCCGGTCAGGGGTGTACACCATGCCTGAATACTTATCCAAGCGTTTTGGTGGCCATAGGATTCAGGTCTATTTTGCAGCCTTGTCTTTGCTTCTCTATATTTTCACCAAGCTTTCGGTTGATCTGTATTCAGGTGCCCTTTTTATCCAGGAGTCTTTGGGTTGGAACCTTTACTTATCTGTGATCTTGCTGATTGGAATGACCGCATTGCTGACTGTAACTGGAGGCCTTGTTGCTGTCATCTATACAGATACCCTTCAAGCTTTGCTTATGATCGTTGGGGCACTCACACTTATGGTTATCAGCATGATGGAGGTTGGTGGGTTTGAGGAAGTTAAGAAAAGATACATGTTGGCAGTTCCTAACGTTACCTCCATCTTGTTGACTTACAACCTTTCCAACACAAATTCTTGTAATGTCTACCCAAAACCAGATTCCCTCAAAATGTTGCGTGAGCCAACAGATGAAGATGTTCCTTGGCCTGGATTCATCCTTGGCCAGACCCCAGCATCAGTGTGGTATTGGTGTGCCGACCAAGTTATTGTGCAGAGGGTTTTAGCTGCCAAAAATATTGCACACGCCAAAGGTTCCACTCTGATGGCTGGCTTCTTAAAGCTTCTGCCTATGTTCATTATTGTGGTCCCAGGGATGATTTCAAGGATACTATTTACAGATGATATTGCATGCATCAATCCAGAGCATTGTATGCAAGTCTGTGGCAGCCGAGCTGGATGCTCCAATATTGCTTACCCACGCCTAGTGATGAAGCTGGTACCTGTGGGCCTGCGGGGACTGATGATGGCTGTAATGATTGCAGCGCTCATGAGTGATCTCGACTCGATTTTTAACAGCGCCAGTACCATATTCACCCTTGATGTGTACAAGCTCATTCGCAAAACAGCAAGCTCCCGAGAGCTAATGATTGTGGGCAGAGTTTTTGTAGCCTTCATGGTAGTGATCAGCATCGCTTGGGTGCCAATCATTGTGGAGATGCAAGGGGGCCAGATGTACCTTTATATTCAGGAAGTGGCTGATTATCTGACACCCCCAGTGGCGGCTCTTTTCCTTTTGGCCATTTTCTGGAAGCGTTGCAATGAACAAGGGGCATTTTACGGTGGAATGACTGGCTTTGTTCTTGGAGCTCTGCGCTTGATCCTGGCATTTACCTACCGTGCCCCAGAGTGTGACCAACCTGACGAGAGGCCTGCCTTCATAAAAAATATCCATTACATGTATGTGGCTACAGCTTTGTTTTGGATCACAGGACTCATTACGGTGATAGTCAGCCTTCTCACACCACCTCCTACCAAGGAGCAGATCCATACTACCACTTTCTGGTCTGTAAAAGTCCCCGACAGGAAAGAGAGCCTCCCACAAGAGGACCCGTACAAGATGCAGGAGAAGAGCATCTTGAAATGCAATGAGACCCTCGAGGGTGCCAACCACATCATTCCTAATGGAAAGTCTGAAGAGAGCCTTAAGACCATACAACCAGAGGACATAGACCTCTTGATGACTGGCAGAGAAGAGAGCAGCAACCCAGTATCTTCACTAAGTCATTCTGAGGCTGAGACCCCAGTAGACTCTTATTCCAATGGGCAAGCAGCTCTCATGGGGGAGAGGGaacaagaaaaagagattgaaggtAGACACCAGTACTGGAAATTCATAGACTGGTTCTGTGGTTTTAAAAGTAAGAGCCTAAACAAAAGAAGCCTCAGAGATGTGATGGAAGAGGAGGCTCTTTGTTTACAAATGTTGGAAGAGACCCCCAAAGTTAAGTTAACGCTAAACATTGGACTCTTCGCTGTCTGTTCACTTGGAATCTTCATGTTTGTTTATTTCTCTCTGTGA